A window from Parambassis ranga chromosome 13, fParRan2.1, whole genome shotgun sequence encodes these proteins:
- the usp16 gene encoding ubiquitin carboxyl-terminal hydrolase 16 encodes MGKKRGKDKSSREDDDTDFTVPTCRHIKKGTDQSLMKRLSGVSDWTSCQDCKHEENKENISSAQPQDSEEEKETVGTWMCLKCGHRGCGRCSENQHAIKHYETPRSDPHCLVVSLDSWSVWCYICDDEVQYSKTGQLAQLVTNLKKQTSTDPKKIPQKRVNEEDSMLEAEQNTETVKVEESEDKENKEKKENQKKHSKEESAGNSKKNRTPEETCGVSVKGLSNLGNTCFFNAVIQNLSQTQLLRQTLNKVTEEKISLNIRPDASLDLEPIDVQLDQPGPLTIAMCQLLNQIQETNKNVVTPRELFTQVCKKAARFKGFQQQDSQELLRYLMDGMRAEELKRVHSGILEVLKQSKSDTDGEQLKTQVKAYEKNGVPTNFVDQVFGGELTSTIMCQQCKMVSVVTEVFLDLSLPVSDEAYRKKNPKKGFQKACESAQDGRDSPGNDGNDDVPTAASSKYQQKKAKKQSKKQAKHQKRQQKLESRITLDSLTSSLSDQHPAPAGVTDQDENKFDAVQAEEEKEEDEDSASAATSVYNHFTVLSEEQHSKGGTLCDEISNIEDDGEEDIPLVTEMERVTLDDAFIDDPDAKERDMASEDVQEVKEYTVISQDPELAFQTLATRTTPEKQECSVQSCLFQFTEVETLTQNNSLLCVTCTKQQQRKDKDGGSKKNIYTDALKQMLISSPPPVLTLHLKRFQQNGYSICKVNRHVNFPLILDLAPFCALKCKNVTEGDTQILYSLYGIVEHSGTMRSGHYTAYVKVRPQCSRVSPNRLAAEDTEPSRGSWFHISDTSVQPVSESKVQSCQAYLLFYERIH; translated from the exons ATGGGAAAGAAGAGGGGGAAGGACAAGAGCTCCAGAGAGGATGATGACACTGACTTCACAG TTCCAACATGTAGACATATTAAAAAGGGGACAGACCAAAGTCTCATGAAGAGACTCTCTGGGGTTTCTGATTGGACGAGCTGTCAGGATTGTAAGCATGAAGAAAATAAGGAAAAtatcagctcagctcagccacAAGACtctgaggaggaaaaggaaacaGTGGGGACATGGATGTGCTTAAAATGCGGCCATAGA GGGTGTGGACGCTGTTCTGAGAATCAGCATGCCATCAAACATTATGAAACTCCTCGGTCAGATCCTCATTGCCTAGTGGTCAGTTTGGACAGTTGGAGTGTGTG GTGTTACATATGTGATGATGAAGTCCAGTACTCCAAAACAGGTCAGTTAGCTCAGCTGGTGACTAACTTGAAAAAGCAAACCTCTACAGATCCCAAGAAAATACCACAGAAAA GAGTCAATGAGGAAGACAGCATGTTAGAAGCTGAACAGAATACAGAGACTGTAAAAGTAGAAGAAAGTGAGgacaaggaaaacaaagaaaagaaggaaaaccaGAAGAAACACTCAAAGGAAGAGAGTGCTGGAAACTCAAAGAAGAACAGGACACCTGAAGAAACCTGTGGTGTTTCAGTGAAGGGGCTGAGCAACCTGGGAAACACCTGTTTCTTTAATGCTGTCATTCAG aatctctcacaaacacagctCTTGAGACAAACTCTCAACAAAGTGACAgaagagaaaatcagtcttaaCATTAGACCCGACGCCTCCCTGGATCTG GAGCCTATTGATGTGCAGTTGGATCAGCCTGGACCTCTAACCATAGCGATGTGTCAACTTCTTAATCAGATCCAGGAAACAAACAAGAATGTGGTTACACCACGGGAGCTGTTCACGCAAGTTTGTAAAAA GGCAGCTAGGTTCAAAGGATTTCAGCAGCAAGACAGTCAGGAGCTGCTGCGCTACCTGATGGATGGGATGCGAGCTGAAGAGCTCAAA CGAGTACACTCAGGGATACTGGAGGTGTTAAAACAATCTAAAAGTGACACAGATGGAGAGCAGCTGAAAACACAAGTAAAGG CCTATGAGAAAAATGGAGTTCCAACTAACTTTGTTGATCAAGTTTTTGGCGGGGAATTGACCAGCACTATAATGTGTCAGCAGTGTAAGATG GTGTCTGTGGTCACAGAGGTGTTTTTAGATCTTTCCCTCCCTGTTTCTGATGAG GCATACAGAAAGAAGAACCCAAAAAAGGGGTTTCAGAAGGCATGCGAGTCAGCTCAGGATGGCAGAGACAGCCCTGGAAATGATGGAAATGATGACGTTCCCACTGCAGCTAGCAGCAAGTATCAGCAGAAAAAAGCCAAGAAGCAGTCAAAGAAGCAAGCAAAG CATCAGAAAAGGCAACAGAAGCTTGAAAGCAGAATCACTTTGGACAGTCTCACATCCTCACTGAGTGATCAACATCCTGCACCTGCCGGTGTGACCGATCAAGATGAAAACAAATTTGATGCGGTGCAagctgaggaagaaaaagaagaggacgAGGATTCAGCATCTGCAGCAACATCAGTCTACAACCACTTCACTGTCTTATCTGAAGAGCAGCACTCAAAAGGAGGCACTTTATGTGATGAAATATCCAACATAGAGGACGACGGAGAGGAGGACATACCGCTGGTGACCGAAATGGAGAGAGTAACCCTGGATGATGCCTTCATAGATGACCCTGATGCTAAGGAACGAGACATGGCGAGTGAAGATGTGCAGGAGGTTAAGGAGTATACAGTAATAAGTCAGGACCCAGAGCTGGCCTTCCAAACGCTGGCTACTAGGACAACCCCAGAGAAACAGGAGTGCTCAGTGCAGTCCTGCCTCTTTCAGTTCACCGAGGTGGAAACTCTCACACAGAACAACAGCCTGTTATGTGTCACATGCactaagcagcagcagaggaaagacAAAGATGGAG GATCTAAAAAGAATATCTACACTGACGCCTTGAAGCAGATGCTgatctcctctcctccaccagtTCTTACACTTCATTTGAAAAGATTTCAACAG AATGGATACAGTATTTGTAAAGTTAACCGGCATGTCAACTTCCCGCTTATACTTGATTTAGCTCCTTTTTGTGCACTTAAATGCAAG AATGTGACGGAGGGAGATACTCAGATTTTGTACAGTTTGTATGGCATCGTAGAGCACAGTGGAACAATGAGATCGGGTCATTATACAGCCTATGTGAAAGTACGACCTCAGTGCTCGAGAGTCTCACCTAACAGACTTGCAGCAGAAG ATACAGAGCCATCCAGAGGCTCCTGGTTCCATATCAGCGACACAAGTGTTCAGCCTGTGAGCGAGAGTAAAGTACAGAGCTGCCAAGCCTACCTCCTCTTTTATGAAAGGATCCACTAA
- the rwdd2b gene encoding RWD domain-containing protein 2B, which translates to MSHLEWAESQLAEIELLTSMVPTVEELELIDQLALAELRNYVEGLTSTGSPPSSRPQFLIKQKLDAADTETKVILSCAYPPEYPSVLPEITVRCSDLSRAQQTQFQAQLNAYLMENCQGEVCVLPAVDWVKDNLQTFINKSLLAAPASKKESSPQGAQEVFSRLWIYSHHIYNKSKRKNILEWSKELGLSGFSMPGKPGIVCVEGPQTACEEFWSRVKVLTWKKIMIRHREDIPLDRQGEDSRTVESIDSLRKFTGFEEAMFDPHGNRGNHMDLGQLYQFLNEKGCCDVFQIYFGIEGR; encoded by the exons ATGTCACACTTGGAGTGGGCTGAGTCTCAGCTTGCAGAGATAGAGCTGCTAACCAGCATGGTTCCCactgtggaggagctggagctcaTTGACCAGCTGGCGCTAGCTGAGCTCAGGAACTATGTGGAGGGTTTAACTTCAACAGGCAGCCCTCCTTCCTCCAGACCTCAGTTCCTCATCAAACAGAAATTGGATGCTGCAGACACTGAG aCTAAGGTCATTTTATCCTGTGCTTACCCACCTGAATACCCAAGTGTGTTACCAGAAATAACAGTCCG TTGTTCAGACCTCAGCAGAGCTCAGCAGACACAGTTCCAGGCACAGCTCAATGCATACCTCATGGAAAACTGCCAGGGGGAAGTATGTGTCCTCCCTGCTGTGGACTGGGTTAAAGACAACCTGCAGACCTTCATTAATAAGAGTTTATTAGCAGCACCAGCTTCTAAGAAAGAATCTTCACCTCAAGGGGCACAGGAAGTGTTCAGCCGACTGTGGATATATAGTCACCACATCTACAACAAGTCTAAAAGGAAGAACATTTTGGAGTGGTCGAAGGAGTTGGGCCTGTCAGGATTCAGCATGCCGGGGAAGCCgggtattgtgtgtgtggaaggtcCCCAGACTGCCTGTGAGGAGTTTTGGTCCAG AGTGAAGGTTCTGACATGGAAGAAGATCATGATTCGACATAGAGAGGATATTCCCCTTGATCGTCAGGGCGAGGACAGCAGGACTGTTGAAAGCATAGACTCCCTGCGCAAATTCACTGGCTTTGAAGAGGCAATGTTTGACCCCCATGGGAACAGAGGTAATCATATGGACCTTGGGCAGCTCTACCAGTTCTTAAATGAGAAAGGCTGTTGTGACGTCTTCCAGATATATTTTGGCATCGAAGGGAGGTAG